One window of Dyadobacter sandarakinus genomic DNA carries:
- a CDS encoding putative oxidoreductase C-terminal domain-containing protein, protein MRKEILTIALLGAMTLNQGCNSKKEGEEKSAEDKKPLSLIMVEPGHFHAALVQKSMYPDVDSVVHVYASEGPDVKAYLDKVEKYNARPDDPTHWKEEVYTGTDFLQKMLSDKKGNVVVLAGNNQKKTDYIKQSVDAGLNVLADKPMAIDAAGFEKLKAAFESAEKNKVLLYDIMTERYEITNALQRELAALPQIFGELQKGTPQDPAISKESVHHFFKYISGEALVRPTWFFDVKQQGEGMVDVTTHLVDLVQWSAFPNESINYEKDVKILNAKRTATHLTPSQFKLVTKTDKYPDFLSKDLKDSTLNVYSNGEMNYTLKGVHAKVSVLWNFQAPEGTGDTHYSVMKGSKANLIIRQGKDQNYKPVLYIEPTDKGDRYAEGLAAAFKRVQGEYPGIELKKIGTGWEVVVPKKYDNGHEAHFAQVANKYMEYLKVGKLPAWEVPNMLAKYWITTEALKRAKE, encoded by the coding sequence ATGAGAAAAGAAATCCTGACCATCGCTTTATTGGGTGCAATGACATTGAACCAGGGATGCAATTCGAAGAAAGAGGGGGAAGAAAAAAGTGCGGAAGACAAAAAACCATTGAGCCTGATCATGGTCGAGCCGGGGCATTTTCATGCGGCTTTGGTACAAAAATCCATGTACCCGGACGTGGACTCGGTGGTGCATGTGTACGCCAGCGAAGGTCCCGACGTGAAGGCTTACCTCGACAAAGTGGAGAAATACAATGCCCGGCCAGACGATCCGACGCACTGGAAGGAGGAAGTATATACAGGAACGGACTTCCTGCAAAAGATGCTTTCTGATAAAAAGGGCAACGTGGTGGTGCTCGCGGGTAATAACCAGAAGAAGACCGACTACATCAAACAATCCGTGGACGCTGGTCTTAATGTACTGGCTGACAAGCCGATGGCGATCGATGCGGCGGGATTTGAGAAACTGAAAGCTGCATTTGAGAGTGCAGAAAAAAATAAGGTACTGCTGTACGACATCATGACGGAGCGGTACGAGATCACCAATGCATTGCAGCGCGAGCTGGCTGCATTGCCGCAGATTTTTGGCGAGTTACAAAAAGGGACGCCCCAGGACCCGGCCATATCGAAGGAAAGTGTGCACCATTTTTTCAAATACATTTCGGGCGAAGCATTGGTACGTCCTACGTGGTTTTTTGATGTAAAACAGCAGGGTGAAGGCATGGTTGACGTGACGACGCACCTGGTGGATTTGGTGCAATGGAGCGCTTTTCCGAACGAGTCGATCAACTATGAAAAAGATGTGAAAATCCTCAATGCCAAACGTACTGCCACGCATCTTACGCCTTCGCAGTTCAAGCTCGTCACCAAGACCGACAAGTATCCGGACTTTTTGAGCAAAGATTTGAAAGACAGCACATTGAACGTGTATTCGAATGGTGAAATGAACTATACGCTGAAAGGTGTGCACGCCAAAGTGTCGGTGCTATGGAATTTCCAGGCGCCGGAAGGCACGGGCGACACGCATTATTCGGTGATGAAAGGCTCCAAAGCAAACCTGATCATCCGCCAGGGCAAAGACCAGAATTACAAGCCGGTACTCTACATCGAACCCACCGACAAAGGCGACCGATACGCCGAGGGCCTGGCCGCGGCTTTCAAGCGGGTGCAGGGCGAATACCCGGGCATCGAGCTGAAAAAAATCGGCACGGGCTGGGAAGTAGTAGTGCCTAAAAAATACGACAACGGCCACGAAGCGCACTTCGCGCAGGTAGCGAATAAGTATATGGAGTATTTGAAAGTCGGCAAGCTGCCGGCCTGGGAAGTGCCGAATATGCTGGCGAAGTATTGGATTACTACTGAGGCGTTGAAGCGGGCGAAGGAGTAG
- a CDS encoding helix-turn-helix domain-containing protein, producing MTHTTANPKIHEGRNLKRFREMLGIKQDVLAFELGDEWNQQKVSLLEQKEKIDADILEQVSAILKIPAEAIRNFDEDQAINIISNTFHDQAYLGNPHSTFNVNPIAEIRRLHEEKMELYERMLKEKDEMMGRLERLIGGK from the coding sequence ATGACACATACTACCGCCAACCCGAAGATTCACGAGGGACGAAACCTCAAACGGTTCCGCGAAATGCTCGGAATCAAACAAGATGTGCTCGCTTTCGAGCTCGGCGACGAATGGAACCAGCAAAAAGTTTCGCTCCTCGAACAAAAAGAAAAAATCGATGCCGACATCCTCGAACAAGTTTCCGCGATTCTTAAAATCCCCGCTGAGGCAATTCGGAATTTTGATGAAGATCAGGCAATTAATATTATTTCAAATACATTTCACGATCAGGCTTATCTAGGTAACCCGCATTCAACATTTAATGTAAATCCAATTGCAGAAATAAGAAGATTGCATGAGGAGAAAATGGAGCTTTATGAGCGGATGTTGAAGGAGAAGGATGAGATGATGGGGAGGTTGGAGCGGTTGATTGGGGGGAAGTAG
- a CDS encoding DUF2695 domain-containing protein, with protein sequence MDKSEKDFRKQIQNDLRKKAAEEFEASLPMSRAKFEELFDYLDEELQEQSCDDTPALTKTFLENENIANIDEVVKWLADEGGYCDCEILANVEEQFE encoded by the coding sequence ATGGATAAAAGCGAAAAGGATTTCAGAAAGCAGATTCAAAATGACCTGCGTAAAAAAGCCGCGGAAGAATTTGAGGCAAGTTTACCGATGAGCCGCGCAAAATTTGAAGAATTGTTCGACTACTTAGACGAAGAACTGCAAGAACAATCATGTGATGACACACCTGCATTAACCAAAACTTTCCTCGAAAACGAAAACATCGCGAACATAGACGAAGTCGTGAAATGGCTAGCCGACGAAGGAGGTTATTGCGATTGTGAGATACTTGCGAACGTTGAGGAGCAGTTTGAGTAG
- a CDS encoding HepT-like ribonuclease domain-containing protein: MAEYASNAPSKETFKIIGEAMNRIIKKDSTIQITNSRKLVDVRNRIIDGNDSISDDIVWGIVIKHLPLLMIEVEALINSSNCSREI, translated from the coding sequence TTGGCTGAATACGCGAGCAACGCGCCGTCGAAAGAAACATTTAAAATCATCGGCGAGGCGATGAACCGCATTATCAAGAAGGACAGCACCATCCAAATCACTAATTCCCGAAAGCTTGTCGATGTTCGAAATCGGATCATTGATGGTAATGATTCGATTTCGGATGATATTGTTTGGGGGATTGTTATAAAGCACTTACCCCTTTTAATGATTGAAGTTGAAGCATTGATAAATTCATCAAACTGCTCTCGAGAAATTTGA
- a CDS encoding DUF2442 domain-containing protein, giving the protein MEIEVKKVWFEDDHIFIQTVSGEERSHPLKWFPRLLNASSDDRENYELSPFGIHWEKLDEDLSFEGFFCFFKEEAASNFTKA; this is encoded by the coding sequence ATGGAAATTGAAGTAAAAAAAGTTTGGTTCGAGGATGATCATATATTTATCCAAACCGTATCCGGCGAAGAGCGCAGCCATCCTTTAAAGTGGTTTCCGAGATTATTGAATGCGTCTAGCGATGATAGGGAAAACTACGAATTATCTCCTTTCGGAATTCATTGGGAAAAACTTGATGAAGATTTAAGCTTTGAAGGTTTCTTTTGTTTTTTTAAGGAGGAAGCGGCAAGCAATTTCACGAAAGCATAA
- a CDS encoding DUF4160 domain-containing protein: MPTLFIVFGLRFYFYSNEHLPIHVHVKNADGEAKFEVSPVKLIDNKGIKRKDISLAESLIEENKEIIIAKWKEYHGN; encoded by the coding sequence ATGCCTACATTGTTTATAGTCTTCGGGTTGAGATTCTATTTTTATTCCAATGAGCACTTACCGATTCATGTTCATGTTAAGAATGCAGACGGTGAAGCAAAGTTTGAGGTAAGTCCTGTTAAGCTGATCGATAATAAAGGCATCAAGAGGAAAGACATTAGTTTAGCAGAATCCCTAATTGAAGAAAACAAGGAAATCATCATTGCTAAATGGAAAGAGTATCATGGAAATTGA
- a CDS encoding FAD-dependent oxidoreductase, which translates to MKRRSFLGNIALTSALTNIEGLDQKSRPSLHKNKPQETLKADLIIAGGGLGGCAASLAALRNGLTVILTEETDWLGGQISQQGVPPDEHQWIETHGAPKSYRDFRNAIREYYIKHYPLTDEAKSRKYLNPGDGSVSRICCEPRVAVAVLNEMLAPYLSSGRLTLLTEHKSVSAEVQGNRVKSLDVVSTRTGRRVTLSAPYFADATELGDLLPMTGTEFVTGTESKAETGELHAPEKGNPDNVQAFTMCFAIDYRPGENHVIEKPVEYDFWRNHVPKMSKPWSGRLLDLAYSNPKTLEPKTLGFHPEGIKTGDALNLWLYRRIISRQNFTPGTYAGDITIVNWPQNDYVLGNLIGASEKDSRKHIDRAKQLSLSLLYWLQTEAPRPDGGKGWPGIRLRKDIMGTDDGLAKYPYVRESRRIKALFTIKEEHVGAANREMAVANGAPGDKTKAATFPDSVGIGYYHIDLHPSSAGDNYIDFASLPFQIPLGSLLPIRMENLLPANKNIGTTHITNGCYRLHPVEWSIGEAVGLLVKFALDKKVVPRKVREEKGLLEGFQGFLVGEGVELAWKG; encoded by the coding sequence ATGAAGCGAAGAAGTTTTCTAGGAAACATAGCACTAACTAGTGCATTAACAAACATCGAAGGTCTGGACCAAAAATCCAGACCTTCTCTGCATAAAAACAAACCGCAAGAAACCCTCAAAGCCGACCTGATCATAGCCGGCGGCGGCCTCGGCGGCTGCGCCGCCTCGCTCGCCGCATTAAGAAATGGACTAACCGTCATCCTAACCGAAGAAACCGACTGGCTCGGCGGGCAGATTTCTCAACAAGGCGTCCCGCCCGACGAGCACCAGTGGATCGAAACGCATGGTGCACCAAAATCTTACCGCGATTTCCGCAATGCGATCCGCGAATATTATATCAAACATTACCCCCTCACCGATGAAGCCAAAAGCCGCAAATACCTCAATCCCGGCGATGGGTCCGTTTCGCGGATTTGCTGCGAGCCGCGCGTGGCGGTGGCGGTGCTGAACGAAATGCTGGCGCCTTACCTCAGTTCCGGCAGGCTTACGCTGCTTACCGAGCACAAATCCGTGTCCGCCGAAGTGCAGGGCAACCGCGTGAAGTCGCTCGATGTCGTGAGCACGCGCACGGGGAGGCGGGTTACCTTGTCGGCGCCGTATTTTGCGGATGCTACCGAGCTGGGCGACCTGCTGCCGATGACCGGCACCGAGTTTGTCACCGGCACCGAGTCAAAAGCCGAAACCGGCGAACTCCACGCCCCCGAAAAAGGTAATCCCGATAATGTGCAGGCATTCACGATGTGCTTCGCGATCGATTATCGGCCGGGCGAAAACCACGTCATCGAAAAGCCCGTCGAGTACGATTTCTGGCGAAACCACGTCCCCAAAATGAGCAAACCCTGGTCGGGCAGGCTGCTGGACCTGGCGTACTCCAATCCCAAAACCCTCGAACCGAAAACGCTCGGTTTTCATCCTGAGGGCATCAAAACCGGCGACGCGCTCAACCTCTGGCTGTACCGCCGCATCATCAGCCGCCAGAACTTCACGCCCGGCACCTATGCGGGCGACATCACGATCGTCAACTGGCCGCAAAACGATTATGTGCTCGGCAACCTCATCGGCGCCAGCGAAAAGGATTCCCGAAAGCACATCGACCGCGCCAAACAGCTCAGCCTCTCGCTCCTCTACTGGCTGCAAACCGAGGCCCCGCGCCCCGACGGCGGCAAAGGCTGGCCCGGCATCCGACTCCGAAAAGACATCATGGGCACCGACGACGGCCTCGCCAAATACCCGTACGTCCGCGAATCGCGGCGCATCAAGGCACTTTTCACCATCAAGGAAGAGCACGTCGGCGCCGCAAACCGCGAAATGGCCGTCGCAAATGGCGCTCCCGGCGACAAAACCAAAGCCGCCACATTCCCCGACAGCGTCGGCATCGGCTACTACCACATCGACCTCCACCCCAGCAGCGCTGGCGACAATTACATCGACTTCGCCTCCCTGCCATTCCAAATCCCCCTCGGCTCCCTGCTGCCCATACGCATGGAAAACCTGCTTCCCGCCAACAAAAACATCGGCACCACGCACATTACAAATGGCTGTTACCGCCTGCATCCGGTTGAATGGAGCATTGGGGAGGCTGTGGGGCTGCTGGTGAAGTTTGCTTTGGATAAGAAGGTTGTGCCGAGGAAGGTGCGAGAGGAGAAAGGGTTATTGGAGGGGTTTCAGGGGTTTTTGGTGGGGGAAGGGGTGGAGTTGGCGTGGAAGGGTTGA
- a CDS encoding anti-sigma factor: MNIQAYIESGILEEYVLGTVSPQEKQEVECMSHIYPEIKEELLRTEKALEEYALKHQTPPPASLKESLFAQMNFDAPREFKEEHIETPSVVPAETEEKTVVPAQTDNDGRRAVVNDAFERVETREVVPFWSKLAVAAAILFAIFAGWSAVQMTEYKGSNEQLAAELGSVKGEMEGIKTNLAYNEALAAMYRNPDYKVVKMAGLPKSPESAVAALWNQKTNEVMLDVQKLPSAPAGKQYQLWTIVGGQPVDMGMLDNQFSGKVLKMKDSQPGAVAFAITLEKEGGVPSPTMEEMVVMGKVS; encoded by the coding sequence ATGAACATCCAAGCATACATAGAGTCCGGCATACTAGAAGAGTATGTATTGGGCACTGTTTCTCCCCAGGAAAAACAGGAGGTGGAGTGTATGTCTCATATTTACCCTGAAATAAAAGAAGAGCTTTTAAGGACTGAAAAAGCGTTGGAGGAGTATGCGTTGAAACACCAGACTCCGCCGCCTGCCTCATTGAAGGAATCGCTTTTTGCACAAATGAACTTTGACGCTCCCCGGGAATTCAAGGAAGAGCATATAGAAACGCCGTCAGTAGTCCCGGCAGAAACAGAGGAAAAAACAGTAGTTCCGGCACAAACAGACAATGATGGTCGGCGGGCTGTTGTCAACGACGCATTTGAGCGCGTCGAAACCCGCGAGGTTGTTCCATTCTGGTCCAAACTGGCAGTGGCCGCGGCAATCCTGTTCGCCATTTTTGCAGGCTGGTCAGCCGTACAGATGACGGAGTACAAAGGAAGCAATGAGCAGCTCGCAGCCGAATTGGGAAGTGTAAAAGGGGAAATGGAAGGAATAAAAACCAACCTCGCATACAACGAAGCCCTCGCTGCCATGTACCGTAATCCGGATTACAAAGTGGTAAAAATGGCCGGTCTGCCGAAATCACCCGAAAGTGCAGTAGCCGCATTGTGGAATCAGAAAACCAACGAAGTGATGCTGGACGTTCAAAAACTTCCATCAGCACCTGCTGGCAAGCAATATCAGCTCTGGACCATCGTAGGTGGCCAGCCCGTAGATATGGGCATGCTGGATAATCAGTTTTCCGGAAAGGTTTTGAAAATGAAAGATTCTCAGCCAGGAGCGGTAGCCTTTGCAATTACTTTGGAGAAAGAAGGTGGTGTGCCGAGTCCTACGATGGAGGAGATGGTGGTGATGGGGAAGGTGAGTTAA
- a CDS encoding RNA polymerase sigma factor has product MATSKVKYSEEELVVALKRNERAAFEFLYDHYSGALFNIISKTLRDEEKAADVLQESFLKIWKNISSYDAGKGRLFTWIMNIARNGAIDAARAEGRKPAMDDIENKVVLNERDLHEDSVVVSSEMKAIVDMLRPERKVLIDMAYFQGYTHEEISEELKIPLGTVKSRIRTALQELKQYFAA; this is encoded by the coding sequence TTGGCGACTAGCAAGGTTAAATACTCGGAAGAGGAACTGGTGGTGGCTCTTAAACGCAACGAAAGGGCAGCCTTTGAGTTCCTGTACGATCACTACTCAGGCGCATTGTTTAATATCATTTCCAAAACATTAAGGGACGAAGAGAAAGCGGCAGACGTGTTGCAGGAGTCTTTTCTCAAGATATGGAAGAACATTTCTTCCTATGATGCCGGGAAAGGCCGACTGTTTACATGGATCATGAATATTGCCCGTAATGGGGCGATTGATGCGGCGAGGGCGGAAGGAAGAAAACCTGCAATGGATGATATTGAAAACAAGGTGGTCCTGAATGAAAGGGACCTGCATGAAGATTCCGTGGTGGTGAGCTCGGAAATGAAAGCAATTGTGGACATGCTCAGACCGGAGCGAAAGGTACTCATTGATATGGCCTACTTTCAGGGCTATACGCATGAGGAAATTTCGGAAGAACTGAAGATTCCGCTCGGTACTGTGAAATCCAGGATCCGGACTGCCTTACAAGAGTTAAAACAATACTTTGCAGCATGA